The following are from one region of the Coffea eugenioides isolate CCC68of chromosome 2, Ceug_1.0, whole genome shotgun sequence genome:
- the LOC113762614 gene encoding uncharacterized protein LOC113762614 — MKNIASIGSSGRSSMDDHDDEEIAKMAIASFQAREEEIERKKMEMKERVESQLNRAEEETRRLAQIWEELEVLTDPMKKEVAAARKRIDLVNRELKSLGQACQKKEKEYKEVLDIFQEKSNEKTQLTTTLMELVNESEKLRMRKLEELSKFVSTAR; from the exons atgaagaacattgcaAGTATAGGAAGCAGCGGGAGGTCATCGATGGACGATCATGATGATGAGGAGATAGCGAAGATGGCAATTGCATCATTTCAAGCTAGAGAAGAAGAGATCGAGAGGAAGAAGATGGAGATGAAAGAGAGGGTGGAGTCTCAGCTCAACCGTGCTGAGGAAGAAACTAGGCGTTTGGCACAGATATGGGAG GAGCTTGAGGTTTTGACGGATCCCATGAAGAAGGAAGTGGCAGCTGCCCGCAAAAGAATCGACTTGGTCAATCGAGAACTGAAATCACTAGGACAGGCCTgccaaaagaag GAGAAAGAATACAAGGAAGTTTTGGATATTTTCCAAGAGAAAAGCAACGAAAAAACCCAACTAACGACCACGTTAATGGAG CTGGTGAACGAAAGCGAGAAACTGAGAATGAGAAAGCTTGAGGAGCTCAGCAAATTTGTCAGCACTGCCCGCTAA
- the LOC113763056 gene encoding uncharacterized protein LOC113763056, with protein MRSYRPSTLNAHYKMRFEAMRTKEKSKPERRVHGVAIHDDAGRKDFCDISLRMLKRASPYSSTVLDAYTGTQNVNAVGREGKRQRVDQATFRRKVDAFAYPGVSPIEKCTHNTFYKGVSGYYDLNRAKVNTAVTGSNIAASSEDNDFDCDASSVGSCSASSMRADKFSNFAVAVPFLGTDMLSTDAESYCRSFDEVENLSHCSEESVEVSIHKLELHAYRCTLEALYASGPLSWDKELLLTNLRIMLHISNDEHLTELKNLIPSGSTQ; from the coding sequence ATGAGATCTTACAGGCCATCTACTTTGAATGCTCATTATAAGATGCGTTTTGAGGCTATGCGAACGAAAGAAAAGAGTAAACCTGAGAGAAGAGTACATGGCGTAGCCATCCACGATGATGCTGGACGGAAGGACTTCTGTGATATCTCTTTGAGGATGCTGAAGAGAGCATCCCCCTATAGCTCAACTGTTTTGGATGCATATACTGGAACACAGAATGTTAATGCTGTAGGTAGGGAAGGTAAGAGACAAAGAGTGGATCAAGCCACTTTCAGGAGAAAGGTAGATGCTTTTGCTTACCCGGGAGTTAGTCCCATTGAGAAATGCACACACAATACCTTTTACAAAGGAGTAAGTGGATATTATGACTTGAACAGAGCTAAAGTCAATACTGCTGTTACTGGCTCTAATATTGCTGCGAGTTCAGAAGATAATGATTTTGATTGTGATGCTTCTTCTGTCGGGAGTTGTAGTGCTAGCAGTATGAGGGCAGataagttttctaattttgctGTAGCAGTTCCTTTCCTAGGTACAGATATGCTTTCCACTGATGCTGAATCTTATTGCCGTTCCTTTGATGAAGTGGAGAATCTCTCTCATTGTTCCGAAGAAAGTGTAGAAGTAAGTATTCATAAGTTAGAGTTGCATGCTTATCGCTGCACTCTGGAGGCATTATATGCTTCTGGCCCATTAAGTTGGGATAAAGAACTATTATTGACTAATCTCCGCATTATGCTCCATATTTCCAATGATGAACATTTGACAGAGCTGAAGAACCTTATTCCGTCTGGTAGTACTCAATAG
- the LOC113755951 gene encoding beta-D-glucosyl crocetin beta-1,6-glucosyltransferase-like, which produces MPTLEKAFEMAEPDFSNHLKQLKPDSVINDIIQPWVPETALQHNIPAVEFVSTGAYFPLPEIYVHDYEKSQIAHLMESALDPEKDKDQLEGKYFDYLSVSDLLEKKIVPVGSLVEDIVVEDHQEINTNTGSTLDWLNQRDKYSTVFVCLGSELFLSKEGMEEVAIGLEPSDVNFIWVVRLPKGEEIRVEEVLPEGFLERVGENGMVV; this is translated from the exons ATGCCCACATTGGAAAAGGCCTTTGAGATGGCAGAGCCGGACTTCTCTAACCACCTCAAACAACTGAAGCCAGATTCAGTCATAAATGATATCATCCAACCATGGGTTCCAGAAACTGCTTTGCAGCATAACATTCCAGCAGTTGAGTTCGTAAGCACAG GTGCATATTTCCCTTTGCCAGAAATTTATGTTCATGATTATGAGAAATCCCAGATTGCTCATTTGATGGAATCAGCTTTGGACCCGGAGAAAGACAAAGACC AACTTGAAGGGAAGTATTTTGATTATCTTTCTGTTTCTGATTTACTGGAGAAAAAGATTGTACCTGTTGGATCGCTTGTAGAAGATATTGTTGTTGAAGACCATCAGGAGATCAATACAAATACTGGTAGTACCTTAGATTGGCTCAATCAGAGAGACAAATATTCGACTGTTTTTGTTTGTCTTGGAAGTGAGTTGTTTTTGTCCAAAGAGGGAATGGAAGAGGTAGCCATTGGTTTGGAGCCGAGTGATGTTAATTTTATTTGGGTGGTTAGGCTTCCAAAAGGAGAGGAAATAAGGGTTGAAGAAGTATTGCCTGAAGGTTTTCTTGAAAGGGTTGGAGAGAACGGAATGGTGGTGTGA
- the LOC113755963 gene encoding beta-D-glucosyl crocetin beta-1,6-glucosyltransferase-like codes for MEYHQDSFSVLMFPWLAHGHISPFLELAKKLSQRNFKVYLCSTPACLVSIKPKLAENFSASIQLVELHLPTLPGLPPEYHTTNGLPSHLMATLKQAFDMASPNFIKILETIEPDLLVYDMLQPWAPTAASALNIPAVEFISSSTTMTSFMLHVLKNNPGTKFPFSNIFHGDLEAILANKLHDDVKFRSKEINRVVQSLQLSSKIILIKSFKEIEGKYIDYLSLLSGKKVVPVGPLVQDPSSTHGNSDDNLEIMEWLDKKEKKSTVFVCFGTEYFLSKEDREEIAHGLELSNVNFIWAIRYPKGENLQLEEALPKGFLARVGERGMVVDGWVPQAKILGHSSVGGFVSHCGWNSVMESMKSGVPIVAIPMHLDQPVNARLIEEVGAGVEVLREDDGTLGREKVAAVIKQVMHEGIGQLVRERARSLSNKIEVKGDEEIDVVVDELVQLCLEKKMKDVKNF; via the coding sequence ATGGAATATCACCAAGACTCCTTCAGTGTTCTCATGTTCCCATGGTTGGCACATGGACACATCTCCCCTTTCCTAGAACTAGCCAAAAAGCTTAGCCAGAGAAACTTCAAGGTTTACTTGTGCTCTACGCCAGCATGCCTGGTTtcaatcaagccaaaacttgctgaaaatttttctgCGTCAATTCAACTAGTAGAACTCCATCTTCCAACTTTGCCAGGCCTTCCTCCTGAGTACCACACAACCAATGGTCTTCCAAGCCATCTCATGGCCACTCTAAAACAGGCCTTTGACATGGCAAGTCCTAACTTCATCAAGATTTTGGAAACCATAGAGCCTGATTTGCTCGTATATGATATGCTCCAGCCATGGGCACCAACGGCTGCATCAGCCCTTAATATCCCTGCTGTTGAGTTCATTAGCAGTAGTACAACGATGACTTCCTTCATGTTGCATGTCCTCAAGAACAATCCAGGTACCAAGTTTCCCTTCTCGAATATTTTCCACGGAGATCTTGAGGCTATTCTTGCCAACAAGTTGCACGATGATGTCAAATTTCGTTCTAAAGAGATAAATCGTGTTGTCCAAAGCCTCCAACTCTCTTCCAAAATTATTTTGATCAAGAGTTTCAAGGAGATTGAGGGTAAATATATTGATTATCTTTCCCTGTTATCTGGCAAGAAAGTAGTACCGGTTGGTCCACTTGTTCAGGACCCTAGTAGTACCCATGGTAATAGTGATGATAATTTGGAGATCATGGAATGGcttgacaaaaaagaaaagaaatcaacaGTTTTTGTTTGCTTTGGAACTGAGTATTTTCTGTCCAAGGAAGACAGGGAAGAAATAGCTCACGGGCTCGAGCTTAGCAACGTTAActttatatgggctattaggtATCCAAAAGGAGAGAATCTTCAACTTGAGGAAGCGTTGCCAAAAGGGTTTCTGGCCAGGGTAGGAGAGAGGGGAATGGTTGTGGATGGATGGGTACCACAGGCAAAAATTTTGGGCCATTCTAGTGTTGGTGGATTTGTGAGCCATTGTGGGTGGAATTCAGTCATGGAGAGTATGAAATCTGGCGTCCCAATTGTAGCCATTCCCATGCACCTCGACCAACCAGTCAATGCTAGGCTGATCGAAGAGGTTGGCGCTGGTGTGGAGGTTCTGAGAGAGGATGATGGAACTCTTGGGCGAGAGAAAGTTGCTGCAGTCATCAAACAAGTGATGCATGAAGGAATTGGCCAACTTGTAAGGGAACGCGCTCGAAGTCTGTCAAACAAGATTGAAGTGAAAGGAGACGAAGAGATTGATGTAGTGGTGGATGAATTGGTCCAGCTTTGTCTCGAGAAAAAGATGAAGGACGTAAAAAACTTCTGA
- the LOC113763081 gene encoding beta-D-glucosyl crocetin beta-1,6-glucosyltransferase-like has translation MGTEPVAVTSQVKVLMFPWLAYGHISPSLELAKRLTDRGFAIYICSTPINLGFIKQKITGKYSATIKPVELHLPDTPELPSHYHTTNGLPPHLMSTLKRALNRAKPELSSILKTLKPDLVIYDVTQTWTGALTAAHNIPAVKFLTSTVSMMAYFSHSFMKPDLEFPFPAIYLSDPEWTKFRITAQAARADYEESDPAAERPNRECDRIILTKSSRAIEGKYIDYLFDLTKLKMLPVGTLLEEPIKDDQGDNNDELIQWLGTKSERSTVFVSFGTEYFLTKEEMEEIAYGLELSDVNFIWVVRFPLGHKTGPEEALPEGFLERVGDRGRIVEGWAPQAKVLAHPGTAGFVCHCGWNSVVESIEFGVPIIAMPVQLDQPLNARLVVEIGAGMEVVRDENGKFDRKEIARVIKDVVAEKMGENVRGKMRDVSQKIKLKEKQELDEVAELLTQLVKENSQSSN, from the coding sequence ATGGGCACAGAACCAGTTGCTGTTACTTCTCAGGTCAAGGTTCTCATGTTTCCATGGCTGGCTTATGGCCATATATCTCCCAGCCTGGAACTAGCCAAGAGGCTAACGGATAGAGGATTTGCCATATACATCTGTTCAACTCCTATCAATCTTGGATTCATCAAGCAAAAGATCACCGGAAAATACTCTGCGACTATTAAACCAGTGGAACTTCATCTTCCAGACACTCCTGAACTCCCTTCTCACTACCACACCACCAATGGTCTCCCACCCCATCTCATGTCCACCCTGAAAAGAGCCCTGAACAGAGCCAAACCGGAACTGTCCAGTATCTTGAAGACTCTGAAGCCTGATTTGGTGATCTACGATGTCACCCAGACGTGGACCGGTGCATTGACTGCAGCCCATAACATTCCAGCAGTTAAATTTTTAACTTCAACTGTGTCCATGATGGCATACTTCTCCCATTCGTTTATGAAACCGGACCTTGAATTCCCTTTTCCAGCCATCTATCTGTCCGATCCCGAGTGGACCAAGTTTCGGATAACAGCCCAAGCGGCAAGAGCTGACTATGAAGAAAGTGATCCTGCGGCGGAAAGGCCAAACCGGGAGTGTGACCGCATCATCCTCACGAAAAGCTCGAGAGCAATAGAAGGGAAATATATAGACTATCTGTTTGATCTTACGAAGCTGAAGATGTTGCCTGTAGGTACCCTATTAGAAGAACCTATTAAGGATGATCAAGGCGATAACAACGACGAGTTAATCCAATGGCTTGGGACAAAGAGCGAGCGGTCCACTGTTTTTGTTTCGTTTGGGACCGAGTATTTCTTGACTAAAGAAGAGATGGAAGAGATAGCATACGGGTTGGAGCTTAGCGATGTCAATTTCATATGGGTTGTAAGATTTCCTCTGGGTCACAAAACAGGGCCTGAAGAGGCTCTTCCTGAGGGGTTCTTGGAGAGGGTGGGAGATAGGGGAAGAATTGTGGAAGGATGGGCACCACAGGCAAAAGTATTGGCACATCCAGGTACAGCAGGTTTTGTTTGTCACTGTGGTTGGAATTCGGTTGTGGAAAGTATAGAGTTTGGTGTTCCAATTATAGCCATGCCCGTACAGCTTGACCAGCCACTCAATGCCAGGTTGGTGGTGGAAATTGGTGCAGGCATGGAAGTTGTGAGAGATGAGAATGGCAAGTTTGATAGAAAGGAGATAGCAAGAGTAATCAAAGATGTGGTGGCGGAGAAGATGGGTGAAAATGTGAGAGGGAAAATGCGGGACGTGAGCCAGAAAATAAAATTGAAGGAGAAACAGGAGTTGGATGAAGTTGCGGAATTGCTAACTCAGCTTGTGAAGGAAAATAGTCAGTCTTCGAATTAA
- the LOC113763856 gene encoding beta-D-glucosyl crocetin beta-1,6-glucosyltransferase-like, translating into MKILMLPWLAHGHMSPFLELAKRLAKKNFHIYLCSTSVNLSSIKNQITGKYSDSIEPVELQLPCLPDLPPHYHTTNGLPPHLMATLKTAYEMSAPNFSNIITILHPDLVMYDFNQPWAAEIASSQNIPAVQFLPFGASMTAFGLYMIKYPGKELPYPEIYIRDYEMVKVRSRDARVNDVSDGQRFLQGLYLSCKILLVKSFKEIEERFMDFLSVASGKKVVPVGPLVQDISLGDIQDEEMEIINWLDQKENASVVFVSFGSEYFLTEDERSEIARGLELSNVNFIWVIRFPFGGKITVEKALPEGFLERVGDRGKIVDGWAPQARILKHANTGAFLSHCGWSSMMESMKFGVPMIALPMHIDQPLNARLIEAVGVGLEPLRDEKGNLQSEEIAKVIRKVLVEESGKNVRRKAKELSEQMGMRGDKEEIDNLVEEVVQLCQKNNGCC; encoded by the coding sequence ATGAAGATACTAATGTTGCCATGGTTAGCTCATGGTCACATGTCCCCTTTCTTAGAGCTAGCCAAGAGACTAGCAAAGAAAAACTTCCACATCTACTTGTGTTCCACCTCTGTGAATCTCAGCTCCATCAAGAACCAAATTACTGGAAAATATTCCGATTCAATCGAACCAGTTGAGTTACAACTTCCATGCTTGCCTGACCTTCCTCCTCATTACCACACCACCAATGGCCTCCCACCCCATCTCATGGCCACCCTCAAAACAGCCTATGAAATGTCAGCTCCCAACTTTTCTAATATCATCACCATTCTGCATCCTGACTTGGTTATGTACGACTTCAATCAGCCTTGGGCAGCAGAAATTGCTTCTTCTCAAAATATCCCAGCTGTTCAATTTCTCCCGTTTGGAGCATCAATGACTGCTTTCGGTCTATACATGATCAAATATCCAGGAAAAGAACTCCCCTACCCAGAAATTTATATCCGGGACTATGAGATGGTCAAGGTTCGGTCAAGGGACGCTCGAGTTAATGATGTTAGTGATGGACAAAGATTCCTACAAGGTCTGTACCTGTCGTGTAAGATTTTGTTGGTTAAGTCATtcaaagaaattgaagaaagattCATGGATTTTCTTTCTGTTGCATCTGGTAAAAAGGTGGTCCCCGTTGGCCCTCTTGTCCAAGACATCAGTCTTGGTGACATTCAAGATGAGGAAATGGAAATCATTAATTGGCTTGACCAAAAGGAAAACGCTTCAGTGGTGTTTGTCTCTTTTGGCAGTGAGTATTTCTTGACTGAGGACGAAAGAAGCGAAATTGCTCGTGGTCTTGAGCTCAGCAATGTTAACTTTATATGGGTTATTAGGTTCCCTTTCGGAGGGAAAATAACTGTGGAAAAAGCATTACCCGAAGGGTTTCTTGAGAGAGTGGGAGATAGAGGAAAAATTGTGGATGGATGGGCTCCTCAGGCAAGAATTTTGAAGCATGCGAATACTGGTGCTTTTTTGAGCCATTGTGGATGGAGTTCTATGATGGAGAGTATGAAATTTGGTGTTCCAATGATAGCTCTGCCTATGCATATTGACCAACCTTTGAATGCTAGATTGATTGAAGCAGTCGGAGTGGGATTGGAACCCTTGCGAGACGAGAAGGGAAATCTTCAAAGTGAGGAGATTGCCAAAGTGATCAGAAAGGTTTTGGTGGAGGAAAGTGGAAAAAATGTGAGGAGGAAAGCTAAGGAATTGAGTGAACAAATGGGAATGAGAGGTGACAAGGAAGAGATTGATAACCTTGTCGAGGAGGTAGTACAACTTTGCCAAAAGAATAACGGGTGCTGTTAA
- the LOC113762117 gene encoding uncharacterized protein LOC113762117 isoform X2: MSSSVNEDQDQRNNGGLEDLTSMTIESLRARLLSERAMSRTSRQRADELAKRVLELEEQLKLVSLQRKKAEKATADVLAILESNGISDASEAFDSNSDQETVISDSKASNDSEKMKETLSNFQVRRRDMDSCSSSEIDSSRSTGPSLSWKSSKDSLHSLERKKYTETVRRRCSTFASNSSLPKRIGKSCRRIRRREARSVAEDSHDDDNTHGSQGKTVDTSSQACPNCADIKQPINNGAKDLKETLVSGLSENRIADDYSSRSGQDDDFKSVLQHQAQLEEQYEEDTAQGEWEEKDSCDPGNRSDVTEEREEVKASGQSSPARIRNSVNQQSDLEVAKTCFTSETEPKVSKDLLIPLHSETGYVQEQKTSSLVAHGSSSSEYAFPTSKGSLSQGVPGNVDTTPSRSSRTYLSDGSYGNPSVHVPFPSPNHGESSGSHKELALMPQKSSSDLESVLEALQQAKSSLNQKLHGMPLLEGGPSGNGVEPSFPGNNLTGGKVDVPVGCPGLFRLPTDFQLEGSAKVNYLSSNTALSLANSYPEPVPGWFANSSLAESRSIAFVGNHFDTTPYSDSGSGAHRPTPSYTLGASGLHASAMPFTEIRPGVPASGPVFEPALEAGLSSSGRSNYLDPQTNGALLIPSRYAYPTYPFYQEVRPQVPGNERLSRYVPSVELGTPSPARFSFYDDHIRPNMYK, encoded by the exons atgtcGAGTTCAGTCAATGAAGATCAAGATCAGAG AAATAATGGCGGCCTGGAAGATTTGACTTCAATGACTATTGAATCTCTGAGGGCAAGATTGCTGTCTGAGAGGGCTATGTCAAGAACATCAAGGCAGAGGGCTGATGAGCTTGCAAAGAGG GTATTAGAACTGGAAGAGCAGTTAAAGCTAGTGTCTTTGCAAAGGAAGAAAGCTGAGAAGGCCACGGCAGATGTTCTTGCCATTTTGGAGAGCAATGGGATAAGTGATGCTTCAGAGGCCTTTGATTCAAACTCTGACCAAGAAACCGTCATCAGTGATTCCAAGGCTAGTAATGATTCAGAAAAGATGAAAGAAACCTTGAGCAATTTTCAAGTGAGAAGACGTGATATGGACTCGTGTTCAAGTTCTGAGATTGACTCTTCTCGTTCTACTGGTCCAAGTTTGTCTTGGAAAAGTAGTAAGGATTCTCTGCATTCTCTTGAAAGGAAGAAATACACAGAGACTGTCAGGAGAAGATGTTCTACTTTTGCTTCAAATAGTTCTTTGCCAAAACGCATTGGTAAATCATGTCGACGGATAAGACGGAGGGAAGCAAG ATCTGTGGCTGAGGACTCACATGATGATGATAATACGCATGGTTCTCAAGGAAAAACAGTAGATACAAGCTCCCAAGCCTGTCCAAATTGTGCTGATATTAAACAACCTATAAACAATGGTGCAAAAGATCTAAAGGAGACTCTAGTTTCAGGGTTGTCAGAAAATAGAATTGCAGATGACTATTCTAGTAGAAGTGGACAAGATGATGACTTCAAAAGTGTCTTACAACATCAAGCACAACTTGAAGAGCAATATGAAGAAGACACAGCCCAGGGAGAGTGGGAAGAGAAG GACTCCTGTGACCCTGGGAACCGCTCAGATGTAACTGAGGAAAGAGAAGAGGTGAAGGCATCAGGGCAATCATCTCCTGCCAGAATAAGAAATTCTGTAAACCAACAATCAGACTTGGAAGTTGCCAAAACTTGCTTCACTTCGGAGACGGAACCAAAAGTTTCCAAAGATTTGCTAATCCCTCTGCATTCTGAGACTGGATATGTACAGGAGCAAAAAACCAGCAGCTTGGTTGCTCATGGATCCTCGTCATCAGAATATGCATTTCCTACGTCAAAGGGGTCTCTTAGCCAAGGGGTTCCGGGAAATGTTGATACCACACCTTCAAGAAGCAGCCGTACATATTTGTCTGATGGTTCTTATGGGAATCCCTCTGTCCATGTTCCTTTCCCATCTCCAAACCATGGAGAAAGTTCAGGGAGCCACAAGGAACTTGCTTTGATGCCCCAAAAGTCCTCCAGTGACTTAGAATCTGTCCTTGAGGCACTTCAACAAGCTAAGTCATCATTAAACCAGAAGCTTCATGGTATGCCACTATTAGAAGGTGGACCGTCTGGCAATGGTGTTGAACCCTCTTTTCCTGGCAACAATTTAACTGGGGGAAAAGTGGATGTTCCCGTTGGATGTCCTGGGCTTTTTCGGTTGCCAACTGattttcaacttgaaggaagtGCAAAAGTAAACTACCTGAGTTCAAATACAGCACTCAGTTTAGCAAATTCTTATCCTGAACCTGTTCCTGGGTGGTTCGCGAACAGCTCTCTTGCAGAATCTAGATCAATTGCATTTGTTGGCAATCACTTTGACACTACCCCTTATTCGGACAGCGGTTCTGGAGCTCATAGACCCACTCCCTCGTACACGCTGGGTGCATCAGGTTTACATGCTTCAGCAATGCCATTTACAGAGATCCGACCAGGAGTTCCTGCATCTGGGCCAGTGTTTGAACCAGCTTTGGAAGCCGGTCTATCCTCTTCTGGTAGATCCAACTATCTTGATCCTCAAACGAATGGAGCACTTCTCATTCCCAGTAGATACGCCTATCCAACCTACCCATTCTACCAAGAGGTGCGTCCACAAGTACCTGGTAATGAAAGACTTTCAAGATATGTTCCAAGCGTGGAATTGGGGACGCCTTCTCCTGCTCGCTTTTCCTTTTATGATGATCATATTAGACCAAATATGTACAAATAG
- the LOC113762117 gene encoding uncharacterized protein LOC113762117 isoform X1 has translation MSSSVNEDQDQRNNGGLEDLTSMTIESLRARLLSERAMSRTSRQRADELAKRVLELEEQLKLVSLQRKKAEKATADVLAILESNGISDASEAFDSNSDQETVISDSKASNDSEKMKETLSNFQVRRRDMDSCSSSEIDSSRSTGPSLSWKSSKDSLHSLERKKYTETVRRRCSTFASNSSLPKRIGKSCRRIRRREARSVAEDSHDDDNTHGSQGKTVDTSSQACPNCADIKQPINNGAKDLKETLVSGLSENRIADDYSSRSGQDDDFKSVLQHQAQLEEQYEEDTAQGEWEEKVRENSSCVVDSCDPGNRSDVTEEREEVKASGQSSPARIRNSVNQQSDLEVAKTCFTSETEPKVSKDLLIPLHSETGYVQEQKTSSLVAHGSSSSEYAFPTSKGSLSQGVPGNVDTTPSRSSRTYLSDGSYGNPSVHVPFPSPNHGESSGSHKELALMPQKSSSDLESVLEALQQAKSSLNQKLHGMPLLEGGPSGNGVEPSFPGNNLTGGKVDVPVGCPGLFRLPTDFQLEGSAKVNYLSSNTALSLANSYPEPVPGWFANSSLAESRSIAFVGNHFDTTPYSDSGSGAHRPTPSYTLGASGLHASAMPFTEIRPGVPASGPVFEPALEAGLSSSGRSNYLDPQTNGALLIPSRYAYPTYPFYQEVRPQVPGNERLSRYVPSVELGTPSPARFSFYDDHIRPNMYK, from the exons atgtcGAGTTCAGTCAATGAAGATCAAGATCAGAG AAATAATGGCGGCCTGGAAGATTTGACTTCAATGACTATTGAATCTCTGAGGGCAAGATTGCTGTCTGAGAGGGCTATGTCAAGAACATCAAGGCAGAGGGCTGATGAGCTTGCAAAGAGG GTATTAGAACTGGAAGAGCAGTTAAAGCTAGTGTCTTTGCAAAGGAAGAAAGCTGAGAAGGCCACGGCAGATGTTCTTGCCATTTTGGAGAGCAATGGGATAAGTGATGCTTCAGAGGCCTTTGATTCAAACTCTGACCAAGAAACCGTCATCAGTGATTCCAAGGCTAGTAATGATTCAGAAAAGATGAAAGAAACCTTGAGCAATTTTCAAGTGAGAAGACGTGATATGGACTCGTGTTCAAGTTCTGAGATTGACTCTTCTCGTTCTACTGGTCCAAGTTTGTCTTGGAAAAGTAGTAAGGATTCTCTGCATTCTCTTGAAAGGAAGAAATACACAGAGACTGTCAGGAGAAGATGTTCTACTTTTGCTTCAAATAGTTCTTTGCCAAAACGCATTGGTAAATCATGTCGACGGATAAGACGGAGGGAAGCAAG ATCTGTGGCTGAGGACTCACATGATGATGATAATACGCATGGTTCTCAAGGAAAAACAGTAGATACAAGCTCCCAAGCCTGTCCAAATTGTGCTGATATTAAACAACCTATAAACAATGGTGCAAAAGATCTAAAGGAGACTCTAGTTTCAGGGTTGTCAGAAAATAGAATTGCAGATGACTATTCTAGTAGAAGTGGACAAGATGATGACTTCAAAAGTGTCTTACAACATCAAGCACAACTTGAAGAGCAATATGAAGAAGACACAGCCCAGGGAGAGTGGGAAGAGAAGGTCAGAGAGAACAGCAGCTGTGTGGTG GACTCCTGTGACCCTGGGAACCGCTCAGATGTAACTGAGGAAAGAGAAGAGGTGAAGGCATCAGGGCAATCATCTCCTGCCAGAATAAGAAATTCTGTAAACCAACAATCAGACTTGGAAGTTGCCAAAACTTGCTTCACTTCGGAGACGGAACCAAAAGTTTCCAAAGATTTGCTAATCCCTCTGCATTCTGAGACTGGATATGTACAGGAGCAAAAAACCAGCAGCTTGGTTGCTCATGGATCCTCGTCATCAGAATATGCATTTCCTACGTCAAAGGGGTCTCTTAGCCAAGGGGTTCCGGGAAATGTTGATACCACACCTTCAAGAAGCAGCCGTACATATTTGTCTGATGGTTCTTATGGGAATCCCTCTGTCCATGTTCCTTTCCCATCTCCAAACCATGGAGAAAGTTCAGGGAGCCACAAGGAACTTGCTTTGATGCCCCAAAAGTCCTCCAGTGACTTAGAATCTGTCCTTGAGGCACTTCAACAAGCTAAGTCATCATTAAACCAGAAGCTTCATGGTATGCCACTATTAGAAGGTGGACCGTCTGGCAATGGTGTTGAACCCTCTTTTCCTGGCAACAATTTAACTGGGGGAAAAGTGGATGTTCCCGTTGGATGTCCTGGGCTTTTTCGGTTGCCAACTGattttcaacttgaaggaagtGCAAAAGTAAACTACCTGAGTTCAAATACAGCACTCAGTTTAGCAAATTCTTATCCTGAACCTGTTCCTGGGTGGTTCGCGAACAGCTCTCTTGCAGAATCTAGATCAATTGCATTTGTTGGCAATCACTTTGACACTACCCCTTATTCGGACAGCGGTTCTGGAGCTCATAGACCCACTCCCTCGTACACGCTGGGTGCATCAGGTTTACATGCTTCAGCAATGCCATTTACAGAGATCCGACCAGGAGTTCCTGCATCTGGGCCAGTGTTTGAACCAGCTTTGGAAGCCGGTCTATCCTCTTCTGGTAGATCCAACTATCTTGATCCTCAAACGAATGGAGCACTTCTCATTCCCAGTAGATACGCCTATCCAACCTACCCATTCTACCAAGAGGTGCGTCCACAAGTACCTGGTAATGAAAGACTTTCAAGATATGTTCCAAGCGTGGAATTGGGGACGCCTTCTCCTGCTCGCTTTTCCTTTTATGATGATCATATTAGACCAAATATGTACAAATAG